In a genomic window of Ralstonia insidiosa:
- the kbl gene encoding glycine C-acetyltransferase: MGTTAGNASTGASIEAFYANIRHELEAIEEAGLYKTERIITSPQGSVIHTADGKEVINLCANNYLGLSSHPEVLKAAHEALDSHGFGLSSVRFICGTQDLHKTLEARLAKFLGTEDTILYGSAFDANGGLFETLLGAEDAVISDELNHASIIDGIRLCKAQRYRYKHNDLDDLRAQLKAADAAGARFKLVFTDGVFSMDGTIARLDEIRAICDEFGALLGIDECHATGFLGKRGRGSHEHRGVFGKIDIITGTLGKGLGGASGGFTSARKEVVALLRQRSRPYLFSNTVAPAIVGASIKVLDLLEADTSLRDKLEDSALYFRRKIVELGFDIKPGDHPIVPIMVYDAPKAQALSKRLLELGVYVIGFFYPVVPKGQARIRVQISAVHEREQLDAALKAFETAGKELGII; the protein is encoded by the coding sequence ATGGGGACAACGGCAGGCAATGCCTCGACGGGGGCTTCGATCGAAGCTTTCTACGCCAACATCCGCCACGAGCTGGAAGCCATTGAGGAGGCCGGTCTGTACAAGACCGAGCGCATCATCACCTCGCCGCAGGGCAGCGTGATCCACACGGCTGACGGTAAGGAGGTCATCAACCTCTGTGCCAACAACTACCTGGGTTTGTCGTCGCACCCCGAGGTGCTGAAGGCCGCGCACGAGGCACTGGATTCGCACGGCTTTGGCCTCAGCTCCGTGCGCTTCATCTGCGGCACGCAGGATCTGCACAAGACGCTGGAAGCGCGGCTGGCCAAGTTTCTCGGCACGGAAGACACCATCCTCTACGGCTCGGCGTTCGATGCCAACGGTGGGTTGTTTGAGACGTTGCTTGGCGCCGAAGACGCCGTCATCAGCGATGAGTTGAACCACGCGTCCATCATCGATGGCATCCGCCTGTGCAAGGCACAGCGCTATCGCTACAAGCACAACGATCTGGATGACCTGCGCGCGCAACTGAAAGCCGCCGATGCAGCCGGCGCGCGCTTCAAGCTGGTCTTTACCGATGGCGTGTTCTCGATGGACGGCACCATCGCGCGGCTGGATGAAATTCGCGCCATTTGCGATGAGTTTGGCGCATTGCTGGGCATTGATGAGTGCCATGCCACGGGCTTCCTGGGCAAGCGCGGGCGCGGCTCGCACGAGCACCGCGGCGTGTTCGGCAAGATCGACATCATTACCGGCACGCTGGGCAAGGGCCTGGGCGGTGCATCGGGTGGTTTTACCAGCGCGCGCAAGGAAGTGGTGGCGCTGCTGCGCCAGCGCTCGCGGCCGTATCTGTTCTCGAATACCGTGGCACCGGCCATTGTTGGCGCCAGCATCAAGGTGCTCGACTTGCTGGAGGCCGATACCTCGTTGCGTGACAAGCTGGAAGACAGCGCACTCTACTTCCGCCGCAAGATCGTTGAACTCGGTTTTGACATCAAGCCGGGCGACCACCCCATCGTGCCGATCATGGTGTACGACGCGCCCAAGGCGCAGGCGCTGTCCAAACGCCTGCTGGAGTTGGGTGTGTATGTGATCGGCTTCTTCTACCCGGTGGTGCCCAAGGGGCAGGCGCGTATCCGCGTGCAGATCAGCGCGGTGCACGAGCGTGAGCAGCTTGATGCGGCACTCAAGGCGTTTGAAACCGCCGGCAAGGAACTGGGGATCATCTGA
- a CDS encoding helix-turn-helix domain-containing protein, which yields MAQAPATRPFEEGLADGPPAVGAKLQVLRQARKLSLDELSRRAGVSKSMLSQVERNLANPTVAVLWRLATALGVGLADFLSPEGAADAAPSVTVIPAHSIPVIKSPDGKCELKILGPVDLAARFEWYELSIQPGGVLASEPHEVGTKEHLSVLSGTLTVQSGASEKKVRHGESARYPADVQHAISNAGKTVATALLVVECAQ from the coding sequence ATGGCACAAGCCCCTGCCACCCGTCCGTTTGAAGAAGGGCTTGCTGACGGCCCACCGGCCGTTGGCGCCAAGCTGCAAGTGCTGCGTCAGGCACGCAAGCTGTCGCTGGACGAACTCTCGCGCCGCGCCGGCGTGTCCAAGTCCATGCTCTCGCAGGTCGAGCGCAACCTCGCCAACCCCACCGTGGCCGTACTGTGGCGCTTGGCAACCGCGCTGGGCGTGGGGCTGGCGGATTTCCTCTCGCCCGAAGGTGCGGCGGATGCGGCGCCGTCCGTCACCGTCATCCCGGCTCACTCCATCCCAGTCATCAAAAGCCCGGATGGCAAGTGCGAATTGAAGATTCTTGGGCCGGTGGACTTGGCGGCGCGTTTTGAGTGGTATGAGCTGTCGATTCAGCCAGGCGGTGTGCTGGCGTCAGAACCGCATGAGGTGGGGACGAAAGAGCACCTGTCGGTGCTCAGCGGCACGCTGACGGTGCAATCGGGTGCAAGCGAGAAAAAGGTACGGCACGGAGAATCCGCGCGCTACCCGGCGGACGTGCAGCACGCGATTTCGAATGCGGGGAAGACGGTGGCGACGGCGTTGCTGGTGGTGGAGTGTGCGCAGTAG
- a CDS encoding immunity 22 family protein, which produces MHRTEVSHFYLGRITDASRFLSFLAEHYGEDENQPVSEFYGSQGEFFCDHDFMETGLRQSGTSLEEFFAPHSYSDKWSEALCEAARAANLGDANALIFINCEQIKSPRSVHGEGFELVYIGMFEYPI; this is translated from the coding sequence ATGCATAGAACGGAAGTTTCTCATTTCTATCTTGGCCGGATAACTGATGCCTCTCGATTCTTAAGCTTTCTCGCTGAACACTACGGCGAGGATGAAAATCAACCAGTTTCCGAGTTCTACGGCTCTCAGGGTGAGTTCTTCTGTGACCATGATTTCATGGAAACAGGGCTGCGACAGTCGGGCACTTCACTCGAAGAGTTCTTTGCACCTCACTCGTACTCGGACAAATGGTCGGAAGCGCTATGTGAAGCGGCGCGCGCGGCCAATTTGGGAGATGCGAACGCGCTGATTTTCATAAATTGCGAACAGATAAAATCGCCAAGGTCAGTGCATGGAGAAGGGTTCGAACTGGTCTACATCGGGATGTTCGAATATCCAATTTGA